In one window of Microbacterium dextranolyticum DNA:
- the trmD gene encoding tRNA (guanosine(37)-N1)-methyltransferase TrmD — MRIDVVTIFPAFFDVLEVSLLGKARGAGILDVRVHDLRDKTHDRHRTVDDTPYGGGAGMVMKPGPWGEVIDEIADASHADPIFVFPSPAGEVFTQATARTLADESHLVFGCGRYEGIDERVFAYAATRGRVRLVSLGDYVLNGGEVAAMAMIEAIGRLVPGVVGNPESLVEESHEDGLLEYPSYTKPASWRGYEVPDVLLSGHHGRVAAWRHEQQVERTRARRPDLITD, encoded by the coding sequence GTGCGCATCGACGTCGTGACCATCTTCCCGGCGTTCTTCGACGTGCTGGAGGTGTCGCTGCTCGGCAAGGCGCGCGGTGCGGGCATCCTGGACGTCCGGGTGCACGACCTGCGCGACAAGACGCACGACCGCCATCGCACGGTCGACGACACGCCCTACGGCGGCGGCGCCGGGATGGTCATGAAGCCCGGGCCCTGGGGCGAGGTGATCGACGAGATCGCGGATGCTTCGCATGCCGATCCGATCTTCGTCTTCCCCTCGCCGGCGGGCGAGGTGTTCACACAGGCGACCGCCCGCACGCTCGCCGACGAGTCTCATCTGGTCTTCGGGTGCGGGCGCTATGAGGGCATCGATGAGCGCGTGTTCGCGTATGCCGCGACCCGCGGTCGGGTGCGGCTCGTGAGCCTCGGCGACTACGTGCTCAACGGCGGCGAGGTCGCCGCCATGGCGATGATCGAGGCGATCGGACGCCTGGTCCCCGGCGTCGTGGGCAACCCCGAGAGCCTCGTCGAAGAGTCCCACGAGGATGGTCTGCTGGAGTACCCGTCGTACACGAAGCCGGCGTCGTGGCGGGGCTACGAGGTGCCGGATGTGCTGTTGAGCGGCCACCACGGTCGTGTCGCCGCCTGGCGGCACGAGCAGCAGGTCGAGCGCACGCGCGCGCGACGCCCCGACCTGATCACGGACTGA
- the lipA gene encoding lipoyl synthase has product MLRLEVRNAETPIERKPSWIKTKAKMGPEYQALQSLVKGEGLHTVCQEAGCPNIYECWEDREATFLIGGSQCTRRCDFCQIDTGKPADYDTDEPRRVADSVRRMQLRYATVTCVARDDLPDGGAWLNAETIRQIHEVNPGTGVELLATDFNGDPTLLGEVFDARPEVFAHNVETVPRIFKRIRPAFRYERSLDVLTQARTAGLITKSNLILGMGEEPEEVVQALHDLHDAGTDIITITQYLRPTPRHLPVARWVKPDEFVAFKEEAERIGFLGVLAGPLVRSSYRAGRLWAQSMASKGRDLPAHLAHLGQDAEFAQAV; this is encoded by the coding sequence CTGCTGCGACTCGAGGTCCGCAACGCCGAGACCCCGATCGAGCGGAAGCCCTCGTGGATCAAGACGAAGGCGAAGATGGGGCCGGAGTACCAGGCCCTGCAGTCGCTCGTGAAGGGCGAGGGCCTGCACACGGTCTGCCAGGAGGCGGGCTGCCCCAACATCTACGAGTGCTGGGAGGACCGCGAGGCGACCTTCCTCATCGGTGGGTCGCAGTGCACCCGACGGTGCGACTTCTGCCAGATCGACACCGGTAAACCGGCCGACTACGACACGGACGAGCCGCGTCGCGTCGCCGACAGTGTGCGCCGGATGCAGCTGCGCTACGCCACGGTGACGTGCGTCGCCCGCGACGACCTGCCCGACGGCGGTGCGTGGCTGAACGCGGAGACGATCCGACAGATCCACGAGGTGAACCCCGGCACCGGTGTGGAACTGCTGGCGACCGACTTCAACGGCGACCCGACACTGCTGGGCGAGGTGTTCGACGCCCGCCCCGAGGTGTTCGCGCACAACGTCGAGACGGTGCCGCGCATCTTCAAGCGCATCCGCCCCGCGTTCCGGTACGAGCGCTCGCTCGACGTGCTGACCCAGGCGCGCACCGCGGGACTCATCACCAAGTCGAACCTCATCCTCGGCATGGGAGAAGAGCCCGAAGAGGTCGTCCAGGCGCTGCACGACCTGCACGACGCGGGCACGGACATCATCACGATCACGCAGTATCTGCGCCCGACCCCGCGCCACCTGCCGGTGGCTCGATGGGTGAAGCCCGACGAGTTCGTCGCCTTCAAGGAGGAGGCCGAGCGGATCGGGTTCTTGGGAGTTCTCGCCGGACCGCTCGTGCGCTCGTCCTACCGTGCCGGACGCCTGTGGGCACAGTCGATGGCGTCGAAGGGCCGCGACCTGCCCGCCCACCTCGCCCACCTGGGCCAGGACGCCGAGTTCGCTCAGGCCGTCTGA
- the rimM gene encoding ribosome maturation factor RimM (Essential for efficient processing of 16S rRNA), translated as MSAAEPARTQLRVGRLVKAHGLKGALKLELYTDDPDGRFVPGAVFTLQVPEASPWHGKTVTVREFRWMNSHPVVFFDDIDDRTGAESIVRAILWIDQDESAPDEDDAWFDHQLVGLDVVRDGVRVGRVVRVDHLPAQDLLIVQPAGSGDEILVPFVAAIVPEVDVAGGRVVVTPPAGLFEPLDEDDEPQPADPETETSSAPAEDEPSGA; from the coding sequence ATGTCCGCGGCCGAACCCGCCCGCACGCAGTTGCGGGTCGGGCGCCTCGTCAAGGCCCATGGCCTGAAGGGCGCCCTCAAGCTCGAGCTCTACACCGACGACCCGGACGGACGCTTCGTCCCCGGCGCCGTCTTCACTCTGCAGGTGCCCGAGGCATCGCCGTGGCACGGCAAGACCGTGACCGTTCGCGAGTTCCGGTGGATGAACTCGCACCCCGTCGTCTTCTTCGACGACATCGACGACCGCACGGGCGCCGAGTCGATCGTCCGCGCGATCCTCTGGATCGACCAGGACGAGAGCGCACCCGACGAGGACGATGCCTGGTTCGATCACCAGCTGGTCGGACTCGACGTCGTGCGTGACGGTGTCCGCGTCGGTCGCGTCGTCCGTGTCGATCACCTCCCGGCACAGGATCTGCTCATCGTGCAGCCCGCCGGGTCGGGCGACGAGATCCTCGTCCCGTTCGTCGCCGCCATCGTCCCCGAAGTGGACGTGGCCGGCGGGCGCGTCGTCGTGACCCCGCCGGCAGGGCTGTTCGAACCCCTCGACGAGGATGATGAGCCCCAGCCGGCCGACCCCGAGACCGAGACGTCCTCGGCACCCGCCGAGGACGAGCCGAGCGGAGCCTGA
- a CDS encoding RNA-binding protein, whose translation MLSAALEHIVKGIVDHPDDVVVRSSTSPRGDILEVRVHPDDRGRVIGRGGRTAKALRTLVSALADGARVRVDVADD comes from the coding sequence TTGCTGTCCGCCGCGCTCGAGCACATCGTCAAGGGGATCGTCGATCACCCCGATGATGTCGTCGTCCGTTCCTCCACGTCGCCGCGAGGCGACATCCTCGAGGTGCGCGTGCACCCCGACGATCGAGGTCGGGTGATCGGGCGCGGCGGTCGCACCGCGAAGGCCCTGCGCACCCTCGTGTCCGCTCTCGCCGACGGCGCCCGCGTGCGCGTCGACGTCGCGGACGACTGA
- a CDS encoding SGNH/GDSL hydrolase family protein, with product MPRPSRRAAHRTDRAGRLRAIRLAALGVPALAAAALVTSACTPSNADAGPQAPAFAVASPTPNPTSKWANRLRIVTVGDSLMSGYGLDLGQAWPTLLADKTHVTLTNLACGGMGFVVSGDCGTPYSGLVPALAALQPDIVIVQSSSNDFGEDPDDVRAGTLTTVQEMRNAVPHAVIVGLSTIWNDDADVPDEVESTSEDLQSAISDVDGTFIDVGQPLQGHPAWMQEDDVHPTPRGQQAIEETVHAKLSDAHILH from the coding sequence ATGCCACGACCGTCTCGACGAGCCGCGCACCGCACAGATCGCGCGGGCCGTCTGCGCGCGATCCGCCTTGCCGCGCTCGGCGTGCCGGCTCTCGCCGCCGCCGCGCTCGTGACCTCGGCCTGCACCCCCTCGAACGCCGACGCGGGGCCGCAGGCCCCCGCGTTCGCCGTCGCCTCCCCGACCCCCAACCCGACCTCGAAGTGGGCCAACCGGCTGCGCATCGTCACCGTCGGGGACTCGCTGATGTCCGGCTACGGACTCGATCTCGGCCAGGCCTGGCCGACGCTCCTCGCCGACAAGACCCATGTGACCCTCACGAACCTCGCCTGCGGGGGAATGGGCTTCGTCGTCTCGGGCGACTGCGGCACGCCGTACTCCGGCCTCGTGCCGGCGCTCGCGGCACTGCAGCCGGACATCGTGATCGTGCAGTCCTCGAGCAACGACTTCGGTGAAGACCCGGATGATGTGCGAGCCGGCACTCTCACCACGGTGCAGGAGATGCGCAACGCCGTACCGCACGCCGTGATCGTGGGCCTCAGCACCATCTGGAACGACGACGCCGACGTTCCCGACGAGGTGGAGAGCACCTCCGAGGATCTGCAGAGCGCGATCTCCGACGTCGACGGCACGTTCATCGACGTCGGACAGCCGCTGCAGGGGCATCCGGCGTGGATGCAGGAGGACGACGTGCACCCCACGCCACGCGGACAGCAGGCGATCGAAGAGACGGTCCACGCGAAGCTCAGCGACGCGCACATCCTGCACTGA
- a CDS encoding TetR/AcrR family transcriptional regulator has protein sequence MSTGRPRATSRDTIAEAACELFLEQGFAGTTVADITRRAGVSRSSFFNYFTSKSDVLWAGLDSRIAALVERLANDAVADAVASVTAAVRDLGAGFAPDSLALAIVHAEAMGLGDEIEREAALRRSRIAVAIAHRLRVAGMSTLRAEVAGAAHAGAVLAAIEAWAHAGAGGGPVAPILEEALDAAAVTLGDGGATSRSGGSALP, from the coding sequence ATGAGCACCGGCCGGCCGCGCGCCACCTCGCGCGACACGATCGCCGAGGCAGCCTGCGAACTCTTCCTCGAGCAGGGATTCGCGGGCACGACGGTCGCCGACATCACGCGCCGCGCCGGCGTCAGCCGCTCCAGCTTCTTCAACTACTTCACCTCCAAGTCCGACGTGCTCTGGGCGGGACTCGACTCGCGCATCGCCGCACTCGTCGAGCGCCTCGCGAACGATGCCGTGGCGGATGCCGTGGCATCCGTCACAGCCGCGGTGCGCGATCTCGGTGCGGGATTCGCGCCCGACAGTCTCGCGCTGGCGATCGTGCATGCCGAGGCGATGGGCCTCGGCGACGAGATCGAGCGCGAAGCCGCCCTCCGCCGCTCGCGGATCGCTGTGGCCATCGCCCACAGACTGCGCGTCGCGGGGATGTCGACGCTTCGCGCCGAGGTCGCGGGCGCCGCTCACGCCGGTGCGGTGCTCGCCGCCATCGAGGCGTGGGCGCACGCCGGCGCCGGGGGAGGGCCTGTCGCGCCGATCCTGGAGGAGGCGCTGGATGCCGCCGCCGTCACGCTCGGCGACGGAGGAGCGACGTCGCGCTCGGGCGGGAGTGCGCTCCCGTAG
- the ffh gene encoding signal recognition particle protein, translated as MATFGTLSDRLTETFRNLRTKGKLTPADVDGTVREIRRALLDADVALLVVKDFTAKVRERALGDEVNKALNPAQQVVQIVNEELVAILGGQQRRLQFAKNPPTVIMLAGLQGSGKTTFAGKLAKQLEKDGHTPLLVACDLQRPNAVNQLQVVAQQAGAAIYAPEPGNGVGDPVQVARDGVEAARRQQHDIVIIDTAGRLGVDAELMTQAADIRRAVDPDEVLFVIDAMIGQDAVNTAKAFQDGVDFTGVVLSKLDGDARGGAALSVASVTGRPIIFASTGEGLDDLEAFHPDRMASRILDLGDILTLIEQAQQAFDEDEARKVAEKLANEAFTLEDFLDQLQQMKKMGSMKKMLGMLPGMGQMKQQLENFDDKEIDRTEAIIRSMTPVERRNPKILNGSRRLRIARGSGMTVTDVNQLVQRFDQAAKMMKTVARGGVPSIPGMGSLGGKPGASSKRGNKKKAGSGSRSGNPAKRAAENAGLAAAAQSAPTGSGFGLGAGAGAPQPSEADLAEIQKLFGKG; from the coding sequence ATGGCGACTTTCGGCACCCTCTCCGACCGGCTCACAGAGACCTTCCGCAACCTCCGCACGAAGGGCAAGCTCACGCCCGCCGACGTCGACGGCACCGTCCGCGAGATCCGCCGCGCGCTTCTGGATGCCGACGTCGCGCTGCTCGTCGTCAAGGACTTCACGGCGAAAGTGCGCGAGCGCGCGCTCGGTGACGAAGTCAACAAGGCGCTGAACCCTGCCCAGCAGGTCGTGCAGATCGTCAACGAGGAGCTCGTCGCGATCCTCGGCGGCCAGCAGCGCCGTCTGCAGTTCGCCAAGAACCCGCCGACGGTCATCATGCTCGCCGGGCTTCAAGGCTCGGGCAAGACGACCTTCGCCGGCAAGCTCGCCAAGCAGCTCGAGAAGGACGGGCACACCCCGCTCCTGGTCGCGTGCGACCTGCAGCGCCCCAACGCCGTCAACCAGCTGCAGGTCGTCGCCCAGCAGGCCGGTGCCGCCATCTACGCTCCCGAGCCCGGCAACGGCGTGGGAGACCCCGTGCAGGTCGCCCGCGACGGCGTCGAGGCCGCGCGCCGTCAGCAGCACGACATCGTCATCATCGACACGGCGGGCCGCCTCGGCGTCGACGCCGAGCTGATGACGCAGGCCGCCGACATCCGCCGGGCTGTCGACCCCGACGAGGTGCTCTTCGTCATCGACGCGATGATCGGCCAGGACGCCGTCAACACCGCGAAGGCGTTCCAGGACGGCGTCGATTTCACAGGTGTCGTGCTCTCCAAGCTCGACGGCGATGCGCGCGGCGGTGCGGCGCTGTCCGTGGCATCCGTCACCGGGCGACCCATCATCTTCGCCTCGACCGGTGAGGGGCTCGACGACCTCGAGGCCTTCCACCCCGACCGCATGGCGAGCCGCATCCTCGACCTGGGTGACATCCTCACCCTCATCGAGCAGGCGCAGCAGGCCTTCGACGAGGACGAGGCCCGCAAGGTCGCCGAGAAGCTCGCCAACGAGGCGTTCACGCTGGAGGACTTCCTCGACCAGCTGCAGCAGATGAAGAAGATGGGCTCGATGAAGAAGATGCTCGGGATGCTCCCGGGCATGGGCCAGATGAAGCAGCAGCTCGAGAACTTCGACGACAAGGAAATCGATCGCACCGAGGCGATCATCCGGTCGATGACCCCCGTCGAGCGTCGGAACCCCAAGATCCTCAACGGCTCGCGGCGCCTGCGCATCGCACGCGGCTCGGGCATGACCGTCACCGACGTGAACCAGCTCGTCCAGCGCTTCGATCAGGCCGCGAAGATGATGAAGACCGTCGCGCGCGGCGGCGTGCCCTCGATCCCGGGCATGGGTTCGCTCGGGGGCAAGCCGGGGGCGTCGAGCAAGCGCGGGAACAAGAAGAAGGCGGGGAGCGGCTCGCGTTCGGGCAACCCCGCCAAGCGCGCCGCGGAGAACGCGGGACTCGCCGCCGCCGCGCAGAGCGCGCCGACCGGATCGGGCTTCGGCCTGGGTGCGGGCGCCGGTGCGCCGCAGCCGAGCGAGGCGGACCTCGCCGAGATCCAGAAGCTCTTCGGCAAGGGCTGA
- a CDS encoding response regulator — MIRVLVVDDHPVVRAGLAGLLSDEPGFVVVGEAADGDEAVRVAVEASPDVVLMDLRMPSVDGVTATARIVAERAGSARPRVLVLTTYESDDQILAAIEAGASGYLLKAAPQAEIVAGIRAVHAGQTALSPAVAARLVERMLRPEPEASVLTTRETQVLARVAAGDANKQIAARLGIGESTVKTHLLRIYDKLGVDSRTRAVTLALERGLLPRG, encoded by the coding sequence ATGATCCGGGTGCTCGTCGTCGACGATCACCCGGTTGTGCGGGCGGGGCTGGCGGGTCTGCTCTCCGACGAGCCGGGATTCGTCGTCGTCGGAGAGGCCGCCGATGGCGACGAGGCGGTGCGTGTGGCGGTCGAGGCATCTCCGGACGTCGTGCTCATGGATCTGCGGATGCCCTCTGTCGACGGAGTGACCGCGACCGCACGCATCGTCGCCGAACGTGCCGGGAGTGCCCGCCCCCGAGTGCTCGTCCTCACGACGTACGAGTCCGACGACCAGATCCTCGCGGCGATCGAGGCGGGCGCGAGCGGATACCTGTTGAAGGCCGCGCCCCAGGCGGAGATCGTCGCCGGGATCCGTGCCGTTCATGCCGGGCAGACCGCGCTGTCGCCGGCCGTCGCCGCGCGCCTCGTCGAACGGATGCTGCGGCCCGAGCCCGAGGCATCCGTCCTCACGACGCGCGAGACGCAGGTGCTGGCGCGCGTCGCGGCGGGCGATGCCAACAAGCAGATCGCGGCGCGCCTCGGCATCGGGGAATCGACCGTCAAGACGCACCTGCTGCGGATCTACGACAAGCTCGGCGTCGACAGTCGCACCCGTGCCGTCACCCTCGCGCTCGAGCGCGGCCTGCTGCCCCGCGGCTGA
- the map gene encoding type I methionyl aminopeptidase, which yields MIELRTPAEIEAMRPAGRFVAEVLATLREDTKVGTNLLTIDRRAHEMIRTAGAESCYIDYHPSFGASPFGKVICTSINDAVLHGLPYDYALRDGDLVSLDFAVSVDGWVADSAVSFVVGTPRDEDLALIDTTERALDAAIAAAVSGGRIGDISHAIAEVAHADGYSINTDFGGHGVGRVMHGDPHVPNDGKPNRGYPLRPGLVVALEPWFLQTTDELVTDPDGWTLRSADGSRGAHAEHTVAITADGPIILTDRSFLGVR from the coding sequence ATGATCGAGCTGCGCACTCCGGCCGAGATCGAAGCGATGCGTCCCGCGGGGCGCTTCGTGGCGGAGGTTCTCGCGACGCTGCGGGAAGACACGAAGGTCGGCACGAACCTCCTGACGATCGATCGGCGCGCGCACGAGATGATCCGCACCGCCGGAGCGGAGTCGTGCTACATCGATTACCACCCCTCGTTCGGGGCGAGCCCGTTCGGCAAGGTGATCTGCACGTCGATCAACGACGCCGTTCTGCACGGGCTGCCGTACGACTACGCGCTGCGCGACGGCGACCTCGTGTCGCTCGATTTCGCGGTGTCCGTCGATGGATGGGTCGCCGATTCGGCGGTGTCCTTCGTCGTGGGCACGCCTCGCGACGAGGATCTCGCGCTCATCGACACGACCGAGCGCGCGCTGGATGCCGCGATCGCCGCGGCCGTGTCGGGCGGTCGGATCGGAGACATCTCCCACGCGATCGCCGAGGTCGCCCATGCCGACGGCTACTCGATCAACACCGATTTCGGCGGTCACGGCGTCGGGCGTGTGATGCACGGCGACCCGCACGTGCCCAACGACGGCAAGCCGAACCGCGGCTATCCGCTGCGCCCCGGCCTCGTCGTGGCCCTCGAGCCCTGGTTCCTGCAGACGACCGACGAACTCGTCACCGACCCCGATGGCTGGACGCTGCGCAGCGCCGACGGCTCGCGCGGCGCGCACGCGGAGCACACCGTCGCGATCACCGCCGACGGCCCGATCATCCTCACCGATCGCTCTTTCCTCGGCGTCCGCTGA
- the lipB gene encoding lipoyl(octanoyl) transferase LipB — translation MRRSGMLDVQTVGLAPDLIPYTDAWALQREIHAEVVSGVRPDTLLLLEHEPVFTAGARTARHERPTDGTPVVDVDRGGKITWHGPGQLVGYPIVRLTEPMDVVAHVRRLEQILIDVLAGLGVNGYRVEGRSGVWVRRPLSEDKIAAIGVRVQRGVTMHGFALNCDNSLLPFSQIVPCGISDAGVTTISEVLGRDVTPADVHDAVADAFRASFGATAEIAA, via the coding sequence ATTCGGAGGAGCGGCATGCTCGACGTGCAGACGGTGGGCCTCGCCCCCGACCTGATCCCCTACACCGACGCCTGGGCGCTCCAGCGCGAGATCCATGCCGAGGTCGTCTCGGGCGTGCGCCCGGACACCCTGCTGCTGCTCGAGCACGAGCCGGTCTTCACCGCAGGCGCGCGCACGGCGCGCCACGAACGCCCCACCGACGGCACCCCTGTCGTCGACGTCGACCGGGGCGGCAAGATCACCTGGCACGGTCCGGGCCAGCTCGTCGGTTACCCGATCGTGCGGCTGACCGAGCCGATGGACGTCGTCGCGCACGTGCGCCGTCTCGAGCAGATCCTCATCGATGTGCTCGCCGGGCTCGGAGTCAACGGGTACCGGGTCGAGGGACGCAGCGGCGTGTGGGTACGCCGACCGCTGTCCGAAGACAAGATCGCCGCCATCGGCGTGCGTGTCCAGCGCGGCGTGACGATGCACGGCTTCGCCCTCAACTGCGACAACTCGCTGCTGCCGTTCTCGCAGATCGTCCCCTGCGGGATCTCGGATGCCGGCGTCACGACGATCAGCGAGGTGCTCGGGCGCGACGTCACTCCCGCCGACGTGCACGATGCCGTGGCGGACGCGTTCCGGGCATCCTTCGGGGCGACGGCGGAGATCGCGGCATGA
- the rpsP gene encoding 30S ribosomal protein S16: MAVKIRLKRLGKIRAPYYRIVVADSRTKRDGRVIEEIGQYHPTEEPSIIKVDSDRAQYWLSVGAQPTEQVAALLKLTGDWGKFKGDKDAVSTVKVAGDKEEFQVDSAKKSVIKPKVEKKADAPAADSADAEAPAADAEQTDAE; this comes from the coding sequence GTGGCTGTCAAGATCCGTCTCAAGCGCCTCGGCAAGATTCGCGCGCCCTACTACCGCATCGTCGTCGCCGACTCGCGCACCAAGCGCGACGGTCGTGTCATCGAGGAGATCGGTCAGTACCACCCGACCGAGGAGCCCTCGATCATCAAGGTCGACTCCGACCGTGCGCAGTACTGGCTCTCGGTCGGCGCGCAGCCGACCGAGCAGGTCGCCGCGCTGCTGAAGCTCACGGGCGACTGGGGCAAGTTCAAGGGCGACAAGGACGCCGTCTCGACCGTCAAGGTCGCGGGCGACAAGGAAGAGTTCCAGGTGGACTCGGCCAAGAAGTCGGTCATCAAGCCCAAGGTCGAGAAGAAGGCCGACGCCCCCGCCGCCGACTCTGCCGACGCCGAGGCCCCCGCGGCCGACGCCGAGCAGACCGACGCAGAGTAA
- a CDS encoding DUF559 domain-containing protein, with amino-acid sequence MTMSDAPARLESAIRARGGAAHSADLRTAGFSPHTMRRAVAAGRVERLRRSWLIADGCDPGIRRAVAVGGRLTCVTAAAARGLWTRGGDAAVHVAVPRTASRLSDDGLRLHWGTGPRPVHRHAVVDDLVNILFHVAQCLDPPDALAIWESAIRTHRADPAELRRILWRSTAAARYANVASLLSDSGVETRFVGLLRSIGVQVRQQVRIDGHRVDGLVGERLVLQVDGFAHHQAADRRRDLRADARLVVRGYTVLRFDFVQVLFSPDEVIATVAMAIAQGLHLVSRGR; translated from the coding sequence ATGACGATGAGCGATGCGCCGGCACGCCTGGAGAGCGCCATCCGCGCGCGTGGCGGCGCTGCCCACAGCGCAGACCTGCGCACGGCGGGGTTCTCGCCGCACACGATGCGTCGGGCGGTCGCCGCGGGACGCGTGGAGCGGCTGCGCCGGTCCTGGCTGATCGCCGACGGGTGCGATCCGGGCATCCGCCGCGCCGTCGCTGTCGGAGGACGGCTGACCTGTGTGACGGCGGCTGCCGCGCGCGGATTGTGGACGCGTGGCGGCGATGCTGCGGTGCACGTGGCTGTGCCGCGGACGGCCTCGCGTCTGTCGGACGACGGCCTGCGGCTGCACTGGGGCACGGGGCCGCGTCCGGTGCACCGGCATGCCGTCGTCGACGACCTGGTGAACATCCTGTTCCACGTCGCGCAGTGCCTCGATCCCCCCGATGCCCTCGCCATATGGGAATCGGCGATCCGGACGCACCGGGCGGATCCGGCCGAGCTGAGGCGCATCCTCTGGCGCAGCACCGCCGCCGCGCGGTATGCGAACGTCGCATCCCTCCTGTCCGACTCCGGAGTCGAGACGCGGTTCGTCGGTCTGCTGCGGTCGATCGGAGTGCAGGTGCGCCAGCAGGTCCGCATCGACGGACATCGCGTCGATGGCCTGGTGGGAGAGCGGCTCGTGCTCCAGGTGGACGGGTTCGCGCATCACCAGGCGGCCGACCGCCGTCGTGATCTGCGCGCAGATGCCCGCCTCGTCGTGCGCGGCTACACCGTTCTTCGGTTCGATTTCGTGCAGGTGCTGTTCTCGCCCGATGAGGTCATCGCCACCGTGGCGATGGCGATCGCTCAAGGGCTCCATCTGGTATCCCGCGGTAGGTGA
- a CDS encoding glutamate--cysteine ligase, which produces MTVTFATSARSSVGLEWELMLADRTTGDLVGRAPEILPELEQSTELERFTVTGELLTNTIEVTSGIGDTVASAVDDIGDAIAQVRALTSPREIELLCAGSHPFAQWYDQHVTDKTRYHKLIERTQWWGRNMMIWGIHVHVGVEDVRKVFPIIGALSTYLPHLQALSASSPFWAGERTGYASNRALVFQQLPTAGLPWPLMDWAQYESYLDDMVRTGVMEDATEVRWDIRPAPRWGTIEVRACDGMSTLPELAAVAALVQVLVEHFSRELDEGRELRALQPWFARENKWRAARYGTAARVVVDPEGTQRPVAEHLRETIEMLAPVAEDLHCARELAGVNRILDEGGSSTRQLLVADASDGDLREVVHHLIREFRGGPTLRDHLRDLAMNGDSAGTP; this is translated from the coding sequence ATGACGGTGACCTTCGCGACCTCCGCGCGCTCCTCCGTGGGCCTGGAGTGGGAGCTCATGCTGGCCGACCGCACGACGGGTGATCTCGTCGGCCGCGCGCCCGAGATCCTGCCCGAACTCGAGCAGAGCACCGAACTCGAACGGTTCACCGTCACCGGGGAGCTGCTCACCAACACGATCGAGGTGACGAGCGGGATCGGCGACACCGTGGCATCCGCCGTCGACGACATCGGCGACGCGATCGCGCAGGTGCGCGCTCTGACCTCGCCCCGCGAGATCGAACTGCTATGCGCCGGCAGCCACCCCTTCGCGCAGTGGTACGACCAGCACGTGACCGACAAGACCCGGTACCACAAGCTCATCGAGCGCACCCAGTGGTGGGGGCGGAACATGATGATCTGGGGCATCCATGTGCACGTCGGCGTCGAGGACGTCCGCAAGGTCTTCCCCATCATCGGCGCCCTCAGCACGTATCTCCCCCATCTGCAGGCCCTGTCTGCGTCGAGCCCGTTCTGGGCCGGCGAGCGCACCGGATACGCATCCAATCGCGCGCTCGTATTCCAGCAGCTGCCGACGGCCGGTCTCCCCTGGCCGCTCATGGACTGGGCGCAGTACGAGTCCTACCTCGACGACATGGTGCGCACGGGGGTCATGGAGGATGCCACCGAGGTGCGCTGGGACATCCGTCCGGCCCCGCGCTGGGGGACGATCGAGGTGCGCGCCTGCGACGGGATGTCGACTCTGCCGGAGCTCGCCGCTGTCGCGGCGCTCGTGCAGGTGCTCGTCGAGCACTTCTCGCGCGAGCTCGACGAAGGACGCGAGCTGCGCGCGCTGCAGCCGTGGTTCGCCCGCGAGAACAAGTGGCGCGCCGCGCGGTACGGCACCGCGGCGCGCGTCGTCGTCGACCCCGAGGGCACGCAGCGACCCGTCGCCGAGCACCTGCGCGAGACCATCGAGATGCTCGCCCCCGTCGCCGAGGACCTGCACTGCGCACGCGAACTCGCCGGAGTGAACCGGATCCTCGACGAAGGCGGCAGCTCGACCCGGCAGCTGCTCGTCGCGGATGCCTCCGACGGCGACCTGCGCGAGGTCGTGCACCATCTCATCCGCGAATTCCGCGGCGGTCCGACGCTGCGCGATCACCTCCGCGACCTCGCGATGAACGGCGACTCCGCAGGCACGCCGTAG